From a region of the Sulfoacidibacillus ferrooxidans genome:
- a CDS encoding twin-arginine translocase TatA/TatE family subunit produces MFSNIGIPGVILIVVFALILFGPAKLPELGRAMGKTLKEFKSATHELTSEAPVTMATVVPVEIAKTPVHSGVETPVQDVTEG; encoded by the coding sequence TTCTAATATCGGTATACCAGGCGTTATTCTCATCGTTGTTTTTGCACTGATCTTATTTGGCCCAGCCAAGCTCCCTGAATTAGGAAGAGCCATGGGTAAAACACTCAAAGAATTTAAATCAGCCACCCACGAATTAACCAGTGAAGCACCAGTCACCATGGCCACCGTGGTCCCGGTCGAGATCGCCAAAACTCCCGTACACAGTGGGGTCGAAACGCCTGTCCAAGATGTGACAGAAGGATGA